The following coding sequences are from one Chelonoidis abingdonii isolate Lonesome George chromosome 4, CheloAbing_2.0, whole genome shotgun sequence window:
- the NDUFAF1 gene encoding complex I intermediate-associated protein 30, mitochondrial, translating to MALSFKLLDGVFLSSRCHRQNALHPLLGPLLTDCISKLYSSYRRPGTAPDNTPPWKMNFNFEKGVDVIKKHFGLLKKELVDHWKGPEGYPLDEYLLEQTRVVWEFRSQKDLDEWVVSSDAEIGGKSEAYLKLGKNNQTALLYGTLSTEAPRDGETGYSGYCAMRAKLPKGAFETKKYYDWSNFNSLYLRIRGDGRPWMINIYTNPYFSHQKDDLYNYFMFTRGGPYWQEIKIPFSKFFLSSRGRIQDAQHPLWLDKISTVGFTLGDKADGSFQLEIDFIGLLNDRAHTEEFAYEKYERNPKV from the exons ATGGCTCTATCTTTTAAACTGCTGGACGGTGTCTTTCTTTCTAGTAGGTGCCATAGGCAAAATGCCTTGCATCCTTTGCTTGGACCTCTCCTCACTGATTGCATCTCAAAATTGTACAGTAGCTATAGGAGACCAGGGACAGCCCCTGATAACACTCCACCTTGGAAGAtgaattttaactttgagaagggAGTGGATGTAATTAAGAAACATTTTGGCCTTCTAAAAAAGGAGTTGGTGGATCACTGGAAAGGGCCTGAGGGTTATCCTTTAGACGAGTACTTGTTGGAACAGACTAGAGTGGTCTGGGAGTTTCGCAGCCAGAAAGATTTAGATGAGTGGGTGGTTTCTTCTGATGCCGAGATTGGAGGGAAAAGTGAAGCCTACCTAAAACTGGGTAAGAATAATCAGACTGCTCTGCTGTATGGGACCCTCAGTACTGAAGCACCTCGAGATGGGGAGACAGGATACAGTGGATATTGTGCAATGAGAGCCAAACTGCCAAAG GGAGCGTTTGAAACTAAGAAGTATTATGATTGGTCAAACTTTAATAGTCTGTATTTACGCATTCGTGGTGATGGTCGACCCTGGATGATAAACATCTATACAAACCCATACTTCTCCCATCAAAAGGATGACCTGTACAATTACTTCATGTTCACCCGTGGGGGTCCATACTGGCAGGAAATTAAG ATTCCATTCTCCAAGTTCTTTCTCTCAAGTCGGGGGAGGAtccaggatgctcagcacccactctGGTTAGATAAG ATTAGTACTGTTGGATTCACATTGGGAGACAAGGCAGATGGCTCTTTCCAGCTGGAGATAGACTTTATTGGATTGCTGAATGACAGAGCTCACACAGAAGAATTTGCCTatgaaaaatatgaaagaaatcCCAAGGTCTAG